The sequence CTAAGATTTATCCCTTGAATATCAACTTCAATTAAAGATGCAAATGAATATTAAATAgttttactttattattattattattattattattattattattattattattattattattattattataatctatctatatagtctaataaacctctaaaatgatgatgtcatcattaagcttaATTTtcgtaatgatgatgtcataatttatatattaatttaatttaaaaaataatacaaaatcttttataaaagaaaatattaatctctcctaaattgtaattttatttttctaaaaaaatttaaagtcatttattattattaattattattattattaaaaatataaatataaatactcaactttgagcgaattttatgtttgtaaaatcaacgacaagtttcttagtcgtaatccgtggttccacgggtcaataaactaaatgactttaacatttacatttacttaatatgtaaaacatatcattaaaatgtttcgtttaaataaactcgtgtttttacgggtcatttcactagttataattatagttataagtataataataataataataataataataataataataataataataataataataataataataataataataataataataataataataataataataataataataataataataataataataataattataatttataatttataataataatttataacacaaaataaaataaaatacaaaggaGAGAGTAGATCAATAAACTGCTTATAGACGCGCACATCTCCATCACCGATCGTCGTTTCACCGTCTCCGTATATCTCCGGTCCGGCGATCCTAAATTAGATCTCCGATCAGGTAATTCATCTTATAGTCGTCGACGAAGCTAATTCAATCTTTTAATTGTTTAATTTATTGTTAAATGAGGGTTAAATTAGCTTAATTATGTATTTGCTGGTGAAGACCAGATTTAGTTATGTAGCAATTGACTGCTAATTTCTTCTTAATTGTGATTTAATTATCTAAATAGGATGTGTATGGTGCATATACCAGTGTATGCCATATCAGTTAATATATAATGGTTTGAAATATGACAATTTAGATATCCCATTATTAAAGTTTGTTACTTTTTCTAACATTGATCATAATTTTGCAAAGTGAGTGACTGTTTATGATAGTTAATGTGCGCATGAAATGTGGTGGTTTACTTTTCTTGTTGGAATTAGATCTCTGTTAGTTTAACGGCGTGAACTTTCTTGCAAGGTAAGTGACTATCTGTTTTGTACAATGGATTACTTCACATACTCATATTCTCACACAAACATGTATACATATAGGAATATGGGCACATGTATCATGTCATATAGGTAGATTATACAACAATTTATGATAAAGTCATAACCTTTTTTATATCAGTCATGCTCTTTTCTTGTCTATATATGCATACTGCATGCATGCCTATGGTTTCTGTTACATAAACCCTCTAGTTTTTCTTATTATGTATTAACAAGATGATGTGAAGTTAAACCCCgggatttaaataataaaatgacaaGCCTAGAATTGCATTTTCATGCAGATTATTTAAGGAAGCCTAAAAATCAAGTGTTAAAGTGCGATATCTACAAGCAATGGGGCCTGAATATCCTAACCGTGCAAATACTTATCAAGGGCCAGGTTCTACTCCTTTCGCTCCTCCTCGGAATAACATGCCGATTTCATCTAATTCAGTGGTTGGATCAGATGCGTCTTCTTTCAGGCCTACATCAGTCCCTGGGCCTGTGATTGGAACCGGGGCTCCTGGTTTTAGACCCATGCAACCAGGTAGGCCCGCTCCTGCATATGGCCCACCAACTTCAGGACCTATACAACGTTTCGCAACCCCACAATTTCCCGCAGCATCTCAAGTGCCCCCGCCTCAAGCTGCCAATATCGGGCAGCCCATAGTGCCTCCTTCGATGAGGCCCCCTCCTCCCAGTCAAGGTCCACCGATGTCGACTTCCGTAAATCGTCAGCCCCAGATACCATCCGTACCAATTGGATCTCCCCCTCAAAGCATGTATTCTGCCTCCAGGCCCAACATGTATCAAGCTGCACCATTTACGGGCCCACCTTTTCCTGGTGGCTTTCAGGCCCAACAGAGTAGCCCAGTaagtccaccaccaccaccaccacctcaaGTTCCATATCAAGGAGGTTATGTGCCACCTCAGCCCACAACATCTACTCCTTTTTCTTCTCATCAAGGTGCTTACGGACGGGCCCCACCGGCTGCATCTTCATCAGGAATGTATGTAGGAAGTTCGGCACCCCCAACGGGAGGTATGTCGGATTTGGTAGAAGACTTCAGTTCACTATCTCTAGGATCTGCACCTGGATCTTTTGATCCCGGGCTTGATACTAAAGTGTTGCCAAGACCATTAGACGGGGACGTAGAACCGAGTTTATTTGCCGGGATGTATCCAATGAattgtgattctagatatttacgaCTTACGACTAGTGCTATTCCGAATTCACAGTCTCTGGTTTCGAGATGGCAGTTGCCTCTTGGAGCTGTTGTATGTCCCTTGGCAGAAACTCCTGATGGGGTGAGTATTTTTATGCAGTTAgagcaactgaattatgtttaATGTGTAATAATTAAACTgagctttttattttatttattactttttttttttttttgttcaggAGGAAGTACCAATAGTTAATTTTGCCACAACGGGAATCGTTCGGTGTAGAAGGTGCCGTACATATGTGAACCCGTACGTGACTTTTACAGATGGTGGAAGAAAGTGGAGGTGCAATATTTGTGCTTTGCTCAATGATGGTAATATTTTGAGTTCCTTGTACTACTACATGAAAGAAAAGAAATAATATTAGCCAAGTCTTGCTTGAAAAAGTACTTGAAAATATGTTGTTGCATATCTCATCCTTTTATTGATACCTCTGAAGCCGTGCCTTGTTGGTTAGTTATATGAAAGCATAGTAAAACTGCATATTGTATGAGTTTTAAACCTGTTTATGCTGATTTAAGGGGCTCCCTTTCATAACCAATTAGTTCTTACGGTGATATTGTCATAATATGTTACTCCTTGCCTTAATAGTCATTAAAGCAATCTTGTCTGCTTCTGAAGGTggtagccagagttgaaattttaacattgatatttatatatgtgatataaaatataaattataaactttAACTAAAATTATCTACTTCAAGTGAGTACAGTTGCTTCTCAGATGTAATTAATTTACAGAGCTTAGATTAGAGACTGTAGTATATAGTGTATCTAATTAAATTCAGATTTGGAAAATTATCTAATCCGTAATACACAGCAcaagtaatataattatataatcatGATCTTCATGCCTAGTAGTATTTatctttattaattaattaagtttatctTTAATACATAGTGCAAAATGATTATTTCGCTTCTTTGGATGCCACTGGAAGAAGGGTTGATCTGGATCAACATCCCGAACTTACAAAGGGTTCTGTGGAATTTGTTGCTCCAGCTGAATACATGGTTCGGCCTCCAATGCCACCGCTTTACTTTTTCTTGATCGATGTATCAATATCTGCAGTAAAAAGTGGAATGCTAGAGGTAAGCTTTTACTTTTGGTATATTCTTTCAAAATCGAACCAACTCTTATAGGGCTACTGCATATAATACATTATATAGATATAGTTAAGACAGTATCAACATAGCAACCTTTATTCACCGAGATTCATTGATCCATGTATGATTTCTGTTCAATAACTTAATGTCCTATCAATACGTTCATGTTTTCATACTGGGCAGCAACTATAttgatcaaatgagtttaatataaggTACTCGTTTGTGCGTGGTATCTTGTTGGTGGTTTTAACGTAGCTAAAACTCATGAATATTATTTGATAACAAACTAAGACAAGCAGAAGATTTAGTCTTTACATTTTTTTTCCCGTAGCTGCTAAAGAATCTGTAAATTTGTCACAATGTGGTATCTTTCATATTACTTATTTCGCATATATATTTAGACTATGTTTTATTTCTAGTTTTCTGTTCTATTATGAATTTGGTTTATAGCTTGATTAGCTCATTCTTGTTGAATCGTACAGCGCACTTGAGTTATTATTTTATTGACTTTCACTTTGTTAGGTGATGGCGGAAACTATAAAATCTTGTTTAGATAGATTGCCGGGAAGCCCCAGAACTCAGATCGGGTTCATAACATTCGACAGCACAATACATTTTTACAATATGAAGGCAAGTGATTTAGCATATAGTTGATCGTACAATACTTTTTACTAAAATGTTGACTGATGTTGACCCTTTATATCTTTCCTTTGCCAGTCTTCTTTGACTCAGCCTCAAATGATGGTGGTATCAGATCTCGATGATATTTTTGTTCCATTGCCAGATGATCTTCTTGTTAACTTGTCAGAATCACGAGCTGTGGTGGAGGCATTTCTCGATAGCTTGCCTTCTATGTTTCAGGACAATGTTAACGTTGAATCTGCTTTTGGTCCCGCCCTTAAAGCAGCTTTTATGGTTATGGTAAGTTTTTTTTATCCTGTCTGTTTCTTGAATGCAAGTATAATTCTGATTATTGAAGACATCAATAGATAAGATTTACCATAATATAGGAGATTGGTCCTGTGAAATGAGAGTAGATGTCAAGACACTATGAAAATATGTTCAATTGCAGCTGATTATTTGACCGAAAATAATCTGATAAGTAGAAGCAGAATATGTCAATTCAAATATTAAAAGCTGATATTAAGACTGCTTGCCACACTTATCAGTTAAAAATGTAAGGTTAAAACAATCTTTGAATCTTAATTTGTGACTTAATATCCATCATCATTCACTTGTTTGTATGGCGTAACATGATATATGGTGCTATTGATAAAAAAAATGATTAACCGCTAAATCATTCAAAATCTGAATTATTCATATGTTTTAAGTGAACATGAGTTTGAACGACAATAATGGAATAAACAAAAGAATATAATTTTTTAGTAAGTGTTCTAGATATAATGTAAGAAAGATATAAAGAATTGGAGGTGCTGAATGGTTAAGAGAGTATTTCAATTCAACACACAGATAAGTGTTTTTGATATAATCAAGAGAGATTTTATAAATTAAGAGGCAATCAAATGCGCCCATAGTTTTGTAATGGTGTTTGCCAATCGTCTCGCTTATATGAGGCCAGATACTTGGGCTGATTTGTGCCATAAAATTTACAAGTTCCTTTGGTCCATACAGAGCCAACTTGGAGGGAAATTGTTAATTTTCCAGAGTACTCTTCCTTCACTCGGTGTTGGTCGTTTAAGGTTGCGGGGAGATGATCTTCGTGTTTATGGAACGGATAAGGAGCATGCTTTAAGAATACCAGAAGACCCGTTTTATAAACAAATGGCTGCCGATTTCACAAAATACCAAGTTGCAGTTAATATATATGCATTCAGTGACAAGTATACTGATATAGCCTCACTAGGTACGTACGTATGTATTGGTGGTGAACTTCGGTTTACACTGTAATAATCATCATAAAAAAACTGCACATGCTGTTGAGAGAATGCATTTACCATTGAAGTGTCGGTTCCATTCCATTTACCTATAAATGGGTCAATTTGGGCTATCATTTATGTCTGACCTGTCATATGTGctttttaaaaaatattaaacaAACAAGTAGCGCTTAAACAGGTTGAAGTGTTGAACACACTGACAGTTGTgtaaaatgtattcttatacatttgaTATCGTTTATCGTTTTTCAGACAGATATTTACAGTTATTGTATTGAGTTTATGTAATCATATCACTTTACGTTTAGAAAAAGTTTGATGAGAAAATGTTGGCATTTTACATGGCAGGTACTTTGGCAAAATACACAGGTGGACAGGTGTATTATTATCCAAGCTTTCATTCTGTAATTCATAAATACAAGTTGAGACATGAGTTGGCCAGAGACCTCACACGAGAGACTGCATGGGAAGCTGTTATGCGCATTAGATGTGGGAAAGGTCTGCCTTTAATCTTATAAatactatatatgtatgtatgtgtgtacacacgcgcgcacacacacacactaaCCTTTTTAGTGAAAGACTTATTTTAGTTTTTTATTATTTGTGAAGGAGTCCGTTTCACTTCATATCATGGGAATTTTATGCTAAGATCTACAGATCTTTTAGCACTACCAGCTGTTGACTGCGATAAAGCATATGCAATGCAGTTTGCTCTTGAAGAGACGTTGCTTACAACTCAGATTGTCTATTTCCAAGTTGCTTTACTGTATCCTCCATTTCTTTTCATATGTTTGTTGATATCGTTTCTTTCCGTACGTTGTAGGATTTGCTAAATGATCCGGGTATCGTTGGTACCAAGGATTCAAAAGACTTCTAGACTATTTTCTTTTGTTTACAAGACTTGGGTCGTGCAATTACCTTTTGTTGTAGGATGTTTGTACATGTACTTTTACAATGGTTTTATGTATATGAATACTTAACAACTATCAAAAGATATACGGCATCTTGCGGTGAAAGACGTATTAGAGTACACACTGCAGCTGCATCGGTGGTTCCAGATTTGGGAGAGATGTACCGCCAGGCGGATACGGGTGCTATTGTTTCTTTGCTTGCTAGATTAGGTAAGAAAATTTTCTCTTACCAACAAATAAAGGAAAAAAGAAGTTTTTAAAAAATGGCAATTTGGACCTGTTTATTCTCAAATGAGTCGATTATGGTTATGTTTTATCTTTGAGAGGTCAAAcggttaaaataaataaataatagttTATGAAACACGTAGAACAGGTCAAAAGTTTCCCAAAGCATGTTTCTACTACATGAACCCTAAAGCATTTTGCTTCAAAATATTGTCACAATGTTATTTAAATTAGATTGTTTTTGAATGAATAGAATATTGTTCCGGTAGACACACTAACTATCTACAAAAACTTCAATAGTTTGGACAAGAACCTGACCCTTTTTTATCTGTACAAAAAATCCCTCGTTGGGAATTATTACCAAATTATCCGATTTTGTGACCTCTATTTTTGATAAATACATAATTGTCTGCAGCAATTGAAAAATCTTTGTCATATAAACTGGAAGAAACTCGTAGTGCTATTCAACTGAGAATTGTGAAAGCCTTGAAAGAATACCGGAAACTGTATGCGGTGCAGCATCGCGTGGGAAGCAGGATGATATATCCAGAATCGTTGAAATATTTGGCGTTATACGGATTGTCGCTATCTAAATCAACAGCACTTCGTGGTGGGTACGCTGATGCACAGCTTGATGAACGATGTGCAGCCGGTTTCACCATGATGGctttacccgttaaaaaaatgttaaAGCTCTTATATCCTAGCTTGTTACGTGTAGACGAGTATCTTATCAAGGTAAATCTTATAAAACGTTGTTGCTGTTTTTTATTCCGATTTCTGACTACGTGTGAAAGATTAGTGAGTTGGTTTATTCTTTAGTGCGGGTCGAAACCGATCGGTTTGACTCCACGGGTGTTCTTCGGTTTGGTTTTTTCGGTTCTGAAATTTTTGGAGGCAAAACTGAAACCGAATTTAGTCTTGTTTCATAGTCTTGTTTAATAGTCTTGTTTTCCCTtacgggatgtcccaaattaatagtcaacTTTAATAATAGATAAGAATAATGAGGTAAGGTTCTTTTATACCATTACGTTATAAAACAAAAAATAAGTAAAAAACATTTCTTAAATCGTGTGTATTTTGTCTggggactattaaattgggacagATGGAGTAGTTGAATTCGGTTTTCGATTGAATCGGTTTGAAACCAAATATTGAACACCCCTTAATTGACTCAAAACATTTTTTGTCCAATATTATCAATaacaatttgaaaattttagtgagACAAATGTGAAATTTGGTTGCAGAAGGTGTATTATTACGTTAACTTTTAGATAAAATGGTTAAGGAGGTTTTATGCATTAGAAGTGCACTTTGAGCTACTTCCCATCCATTTGGCCGGTTCCTTTTTATAATAGTATACTTTGCCTTCATTTTTGTTTTACCCCTTTGATCCATTAGAGATATAACCTGACCCAAGTTGATCCGTGCATAAGTTGATGGGTTGAATTTGCCACCTCTACTTTTTAAGCTTCATGGATACAGAGACATTATTGGCCCATTTGTTTATTTGCAGACACCTAATGTGGATGATGAATTTAGCAAAGTTTGTACACGACTGCCACTTGT comes from Rutidosis leptorrhynchoides isolate AG116_Rl617_1_P2 chromosome 4, CSIRO_AGI_Rlap_v1, whole genome shotgun sequence and encodes:
- the LOC139843297 gene encoding protein transport protein SEC24 A-like, which produces MGPEYPNRANTYQGPGSTPFAPPRNNMPISSNSVVGSDASSFRPTSVPGPVIGTGAPGFRPMQPGRPAPAYGPPTSGPIQRFATPQFPAASQVPPPQAANIGQPIVPPSMRPPPPSQGPPMSTSVNRQPQIPSVPIGSPPQSMYSASRPNMYQAAPFTGPPFPGGFQAQQSSPVSPPPPPPPQVPYQGGYVPPQPTTSTPFSSHQGAYGRAPPAASSSGMYVGSSAPPTGGMSDLVEDFSSLSLGSAPGSFDPGLDTKVLPRPLDGDVEPSLFAGMYPMNCDSRYLRLTTSAIPNSQSLVSRWQLPLGAVVCPLAETPDGEEVPIVNFATTGIVRCRRCRTYVNPYVTFTDGGRKWRCNICALLNDVQNDYFASLDATGRRVDLDQHPELTKGSVEFVAPAEYMVRPPMPPLYFFLIDVSISAVKSGMLEVMAETIKSCLDRLPGSPRTQIGFITFDSTIHFYNMKSSLTQPQMMVVSDLDDIFVPLPDDLLVNLSESRAVVEAFLDSLPSMFQDNVNVESAFGPALKAAFMVMSQLGGKLLIFQSTLPSLGVGRLRLRGDDLRVYGTDKEHALRIPEDPFYKQMAADFTKYQVAVNIYAFSDKYTDIASLGTLAKYTGGQVYYYPSFHSVIHKYKLRHELARDLTRETAWEAVMRIRCGKGVRFTSYHGNFMLRSTDLLALPAVDCDKAYAMQFALEETLLTTQIVYFQVALLYTASCGERRIRVHTAAASVVPDLGEMYRQADTGAIVSLLARLAIEKSLSYKLEETRSAIQLRIVKALKEYRKLYAVQHRVGSRMIYPESLKYLALYGLSLSKSTALRGGYADAQLDERCAAGFTMMALPVKKMLKLLYPSLLRVDEYLIKTPNVDDEFSKVCTRLPLVADSLDSRGIYIFDDGFRFVVWFGRMISPDLARNLVEEDSSTEFSRNKVCLTERDNEISRKLMGILRKLREGDASYYQLCHLVRQGEQPREGFFLLLNLVEDQVGGMNGYADWLLQIHRQVQQ